The Conger conger chromosome 11, fConCon1.1, whole genome shotgun sequence genome includes the window AGATCAGTTGGCAGGCAAGTTTGGGCTTCCTCACGATTCTAAGGAAGGCATTGTCCATGTTTATATTGGTTCAAAATGTTTAATGGCAGTTCATGGAAATTTTCTTGTTATCTTGGATGAATGTTTCTGCCAGATGAATTCATCAAGGAGAGGAAACAGGGCAACTTGGGTGAAGTTACCAAGAACCACCAAATGATGTTGACTGATAGACTTTGTGAGTCAGTTTTTCAATATTGCTAAATTTGATCAACTTAAATATTTTGCCTTGGTGAAATCTCCGGTTACTGGGAAACACACAACATAAGCTAGATGAACTCCTCAAGCGAATGGAAGTACAATTTGTTAAAGGGTACATTTTGAATGTGTTAACAGATTGATAAATGGTGGTTTATTGATGTTTACCATGATTCCCATTTAATATAAACGTCTCTGAGGTCATAGTCTCCCTATTGCTGTCACTTAAACACAATTCAGAGATCAATCACAAAAcagataaattaatattttctcaTAACACTGCCTGGCAAAATACAGGTTTTGCAACCCAGAATCATTGATTTTGTCCTGTCTGTTACACATGCCAATGCAAACCAAGTGAGGAGGGCACCTATGGTGGGTGTTCACACAGGCCAGAAACTGTGCAGCAACAGAAGAATTCAACCAGAATTGAGGGGTTACCAGGCAACCAGGATGATACCTCTTTCATCCCTCTCAGCCACAGAGAgtgaaatattgtttttttggaaGAGTTGGCAAAAGATAAGTTTTTGAAAGTACAGCTGTATGAACTACTGAAAAGGGGGAATGGGTTTCCACCATTTTTTCCACAGAAAGATAAGAAAACACACAAGGTAATTAGCATGGTCAATCCATTGGAGTTCATATGAATTATATGtaaattatacattatttatacGTTTTAGTCAAGTATGAGTCATCAAGTTAAATTTTTTGAGCAATGCTTAAGTTATTGAATGTGACCAGTGTAATCTGCAGGGAGAATCTTGACTTAAATATTCTAAATTCTCtgtgaaacatttttctttaacttgcacaagcacacatattGTATTCAGGGCTGATTCCAATGactgctgtgaaagaactggaagcatcacttgaaggaagcaacccataaataaattaaatgcatgaCAGGGCtctgatctttttttttagaatacTTTGAAAAAAGGTGGATAAATAATACATGTCACTCACATAATCTGTAAACAGAGCCAAGTCAGGGGAAGGAGACAGGCGGGTCAAAGTGCTGATCCAGCTCCATGAGACCACTCATATCAATCTGTTTGTCTTTCCATCTATCCATGCAGCGATCTAATTGTCTGCCCGCCATCAAAATTTAATCAGATTATCTTGTTTTCTATGTTAAGTTTTATGAAATGAATGATATAGCATCATGTGGACCACCGTTTACTTTATTTGGATTAAACAATGTCTATACGCAGTATCTGGTTTAATTTACTCTTGTGCTGGACAATAACACACCTGCTGCTTATCTACACCCCTGTATCCTGCCTCCAGTGCGAAGGGCTTGATATACCTCCTCCCTTTGATAAAGGCAGCTGAGACAGTTCTCCCCCATCCATTGGCTTGTCCTTCTGCCAAGTTGTCATCAGTGTTCCAAACAGAGAATTTCTGCGAGATGGGTTTCCATAGTGCAAGGCTAAAAGCTTAAGGCCACATATCGCCATGAGGTGTAAGTTGTACCAAGAATATGAAAACAAGGACAACATCACATCAGAAAACAGGTTACCTGTAAAAATCTCAGAGATAAGATTAGATTTCAGCTGCCAGGTTTGTAGCAATGAAGACTGATGGATCAACAGGGGTGCATTGTAATATACTCAGCAATGACAGTATtggaaggaaataaaataataaaacgtcCAGACACTCTCTTCATGTGCTGGTGCCCTGAAGGCTCATCAGCCCAATCTTGCTTATGAGCAGACATGTTCCTTCTCTCATAGTCACCTCAGTCTCTGCCTGATAAAGAAACACACTGACAGTAGGAAAGAGATGCGTTAGGgctgggagtgagggagggagggatggtgaCTGAGATATGCAAGCTTGATCTCCACATCACTGTCTGGGGTCCCCCTGATCTAGAGCCTTCTCCAAAGCCCAAACGCTCCAGCTGGCGATAGACACTGCTGACAGCTGACGCATATTTAAGCGCCTGCTTCAAGTAGCATGTTACGTACAATGCGAGGCAGAACTGAGGTCTCCCTTCACAAAGAGCAGAGGGCCTTCTTTGTGAAGGCCCTCTTCCAAACTGATAGTGGAGGCTGTGGCAATTAGCACTGATGAATATGATTGGGTATGCAAAATTgggaagaaaaagagagggattgcatgaaaaaagtaaaataaaacataaaatacaatacttTTTAAAACACGCCTGAAATTTGGactgaaattatttcatttcagtctTTTCATTTCACTTCCATCCTCGCTAACATGCCCATCTGctcatctttcttttttcctttcctttcctcgGAGTTAGCACATTGTTTTGGAGACATTAAATACTTTGTGTTACTAGCAGTTTAGAAGCTATGTGCTATAAAACTGACAGAATGTGACATATTATGCAATTAGaccattgcaggcatttagtgCCACCTAAATCCTCAGGTGTTCTAACACCATCAGTAAGATAAAGGGACTTATGTGGTGACTGGTATAGAGGGCATATAATCCATGTCCTTTTCTTGACAGATTGCCTTTTTCTTGCCATCTACATGATTAACTATACCAATTTTAATGCAATGCCATTATATTAATGTGCATAATGGCCTGTGGTTGCCATGGACTGAAACCAAATTGTACATCTGTTCACTGTCCTTCCTTCAATGTTTCTGCTTTATTTATGTTCTTCATATGTAAATGtgctatttaaaatgatttaaaggtttaatgttttttcagtactagaaatgttttttctgtgattttttgACAGGCTCATTCATATGACTCAGTCAGGATGAAATAGTGCAGACAAAAATGTTTGATCaatcatataaatatttattgtatattttccAGGAAAACGTTTTCAGCAGTCTTTATCTTTATACTGTTCCTTTTGCTCACTAAAAACAATCCCTTGGACAGATATCCCAAatttgatgtaatgtaattcattctgaaatgtttttctgtggttttTCAGTGGAATTTTGACTTGAGCTTCATCTTAACAAAGGGAACACAAAGACTGATAGATCATGTATATCAGTGTTTATTGTGTCCTGCCAAGAAATAATGTTTAGAGACACTTCCCCACAAAAGTTTGGACAGAATTTGACAGGTCATGCAATTTTTGGGTGGGTTTATAGGTGCAAGggagaacacattttcaaatcacTGGGAAAGCCATTGGGGATGAATCCATGAAGGTCAGAATTTTATAATGTAACAAAAGTCATGTACAGTGACATGCTTCAGGCCAGTGGCTAGTTACAAAAAGAGTCTTGTTGACACTACTACTTGTCAAAAATCTGACTGGGAATCTCTTGGCATAGGGTTTTTGGTAACCTGTAATTTGATCAAAACAAGTTAACATGGTGAATCCTGAAATAGGACCAATAGAAAATAAGGTAGACATTCATTGGAATGGCAAGATAAcattgaataataatatttttaaaatattgtcgAGCTGGGTATATGCAGTACTGTGTAGATTTTctttctgttcactcactttgcattttgttcattcataaaaaataaactattaacatttctatttttgaaagcattcttattttacagcattttttcacacctgcctaaaactttacatttaatgtaaaaaactTTACATTTAATTACGTAGTCACCTTGTGGGCCTTGTGGCATTGAAAAAAGAAGCGGTCTGCAATGACATTGCAACTTATCAGACTGGAATGAAGCCACTGGGATGGCAGGTTCCGGGAAATAAAGAAAGACAAACCAGACAGGTGTTGGAATAATGCAGGCCCACGCCCTACAAATGGTAGGTCTGAATCTTGTCACACCTTCCTgcatgtataatgtgtatactgtgtggTTCAGAATTCACAAGAGAAGCCCTCACAGCTGATCTGAAATGGAGGCTAAATTTCAGCAGCCTTTAGAATGCGATGGAGCTTATCTAGCCCACAGGGCTGCATTAACACAACACATGGGCCACAGTTATCAAATACAGAAACTGCTGGCGGCTTCAGAAAGAGGTAATTAATTATAAGGAACGGACTGTACCAAAACAATGCATTCgaaattttcatattttttttatctcctaGTTAATATTCTCAAATCTTCAATCACTGGTAGACGACATGCCACATTGTATACAGGCTGTATTGGCCATATATTCCCAGCAGCCCAACATACAATTATCTGACTTATCTTTCCATAAGTATAGGTGCCCATTGCTTTTTCAGATTAGTCACTCTGACACACATTGAGCTCAATggttcccattcattttcaattacACGTCTTACTGATTTGTTGGACTTTATTAACAGTTTTTGCTTATTTCTTCACATCCCCCTCTTACTTGAATGAAATTAACAATTTGTATTTTAGGACATCGCATCATGTTTTGTTCAATTCTTTGGTCCATTTCCACTTAATGAGTCCATaagtaggcggcacggatggtgcagtgggtagcactgccacctcacagcaaggaggtcctgggttcgaatccccgtcggccggggcctctctgtgtggaatttgcatgttctccctgtgttcgtgtgggtttcctccgggtattccggtttcctcccacagtccaaagacatgcaggttaggctgattggagagcctaattgcccataagtatgagtgtgtgagtgaatggtgtgtgtgccctgcgatggactggcgacctgtccagggtgtattcctgcctttcgtccaatgtatcctgggataggctccaggccccctgcgaccctgttcaggataagcgggttaggataatgaatgaatgaatgaaatgagtCCATAAGTAATTAATATAGATGTAcacttatattttattttctcagcaTTACAAGTTCTCCTGGTGACTTACACCTCAATACAATGTCCTTTTTCTatcattattaaatatttttatgcCTTGTTAAGCCATTTCCACATGAAGCATTTTAGAATATCCCTGGGAGTGCCAGAAATTTTTCACAAGACATATTTGTCTTCTAGAACCGCAATAAAACTGCCACTCTAAGGTTTAAGTTCTTCACCAATACAGAATAAAATGAACATCTATTTTTCTGTTCAATAATAATCCCCCTGGACATCATGCAGTTTATTTTGTAGTCTTTCTCAGtcttgctgtttttatttccaatGAGGCATGTTCAGACATTAAGCTAAACCAGTGTGATattaagatttatttatttattttgcttttagcGCAGTATAATAAAATTGGATGAAGTTAGATTTTTCCAAGAAGAGAATGACTCTTGAGTATGAGTATTTTAGCCAACTTGATATAgtgtatgtttattttcaatTGCTCAGCCATAGATAGTGCAGCCAGCAACTGAAACTTTAGAAACAGATTTAACTTGGGAAATTGGGATAAAACTATTATACAAAAAAACTATGTACAAGTAAGGAAATATCACTGTACAAGACAAGAACTCTGGTTAGCAGaacttttctcattttcttgtcaaataatttattaattatttttaacaatGCATTGCTCTTTCCCATGCCAACAAATGTCAGCTGTAGTTTGCGATGTGGTATTTTTAAGGAACATACCAGACTCATTTCAGAATTCCACCTTATTTCTGTCTCTATGAAAAGAGGATGTTCAGAAGTGTAATTATTTGTGTAATTCACACATAACCTGGCTGCTTTTAAAGTgtaattttatttctgtgtgttggcAAGAGTGGCAAGTTTATTGAATGTCAAGCAACCTAGTCTCAGAAATTGATTTCAGACCCATGCATCTGAACAAAAATATGATCATAGCTTTAAAGAGATGACCAGATATTCTAACATCCAACATTAATGCTGATCTGTGGCAAAACGTAAagtagttattgacataaagtAGACTTCATAGTCATTGAGTAGGAGGAAAAGATACACCACGTCAGTTTCAtggcacatttacagtatatatttaaGCACATTTACGGAAATGAACAAATCAGAGATACAAGTTAAATGCATACATGGGTACAATGGGTTATGAATGTGAGTTAAGTCTATATTTCTTTATAATCATGAAACATGTGAAATTATAGTATAAAAGCACTGAGCTGCTGTAGAATCGCTCAATACATCTTTGAGAGTGAGGATTGGATGTTCAGAGTTCATCCGAAGAGATAACGGGGACTGTATTTCAAATTCCGATGTGATTTTTCAGCTTTTAAGCTACTACAGCATGCTAACAGAGGAACAAAAATATAACACAGTGCAGcacacatattttacatttatatggATTCATATGATTACAAGAGAAAGCTGTGTTTAACACCATACAGAACAAACGACTGACTCATTATGGCCAGTAGCCTGGCATAACCAAGGCGTGGTGTAAACTTTAAACTTGAATTTAATGAACATTTCTGTTTAactttgacaaaaaaaagaaaaaggcgtTCCTttataatgaaaacatttttcatagtGATCATGAACTCTGCTTATggaaaaagaaagcaaacacTTGTATTTAACTGTCAAAGGGAAAATGATAAATCACACTTTAGTCAGTACACCTTGACAGTTCTCAACCAGTGCAGCCCCAGAGATAATTACCACTTGGACTTCAACCCTGCTCTGTCTGTTCCCTCAATATTATCAATAGCCTTCTAAATCCCTAGAGTTCTCTATCTCTTTAATCATTAATAGTTCTAAAATTACACTTCAGAGCCTGCAATTTTGTGGGTATTCTTCTGCACAGATTTAATAAATGTACCACTGCAAATTCACatgcatttcttatttttcttcactgaatgtattgtaaACAGTGTGTTATATACAGCtctttgcaaataaaaactGCCTTATGAATTTTTAATGCCTCAATGCCATCAAAGGGTTTTAGATGTAATCCTCCAAACAGTTATTTGTGAAGCTATACCACAGAACAAAATCCAATTTGAAAGTATAATTAGTATTTGATAAAATCTTAAATAATGGGAAAGCTATTACTTTGTTTCTTGACCCTACAGTGCAGCTGGCCATCATGATGCCTTGTGGAATAATCGGTCTAcattcattaaataaacaatTGCTCATTCTAGCAACAGCATTTGTGCAAAACCAACAAGACAATATACAGGACAAGCACTAGCACAGTTGCACAACATTCTGAATGCATCACAACACAATGACtttaaaaaagaacatgatAAGCAGAGAACTTCCATGATAACTAataaacacatgcgcacacatacacacacacacacacacacacacacacacgcacgcattcacgcacacacaattgCACACATTTAGTGACGGTAGATTTATCATGGAAATTAAGGCAAGGTACTGGAGGGCACAGACACTTGTTGACCGTTGCATTCACAGGTCATACATTCACAATTATCACCAGACACTGCATGACAAGGTGTCTTCAGCATCAGAGTAAAAACAAATGACATCGACACACAGCTGATTTAACAaggaataaaaacacaacaaagaacCATACGTTTTATATAGAAATGAAAGTAGATTGTACCAAAACCACAACCAAACCAAGTGACCATGAGATATGGCTATGCATACACCTAACATCTttataaactaaaaaataaggaTAGTATTCATTCTTCCCCAGTTACTATGCATCTGGACAAGAGGTGAAACCAAGAACAAAGGCATATGATAGCCATGTACATTTCAGTCACAGGGATCAATGATCAAAGGCCTCTGGGAGAGAACAGGGCCATAGGCTTTTCTGATGAATTTATTGTATGTAGTCACCTCAATTGATTCCTTTGGATTTGCCTTCAAAGTCGTTTTCACCTGTGCCAGGTGTGAATTCTGTAGTACTTATCTtgacaatacaaaataaaaaagtgtatataatgtaaatgacgAACTAAAAGCATGCCTTGAAGCATATGTGCATGATAGATAATAAACATCCAgcagtgtttaaaaaaactCTTCAAATTTTGGGATATTCTAAATGCAACCTTGACCATGGGTATAATTATGATaaatattattatcataatttaggTGTGAAGTCAGATTTGCAGGTTGATGATAGGAATAATTGAACAATTAACCAATGGTAATGAAAAAAGACAATTTTCAAACATGGTTGAAGATGAAAGAAATGTAGAATTTCAGAGTATGTTTTCTCTCAGTGTAATGGCACAATTTAAATTACCTTCAAGTATGATTAAAAGGCTCTTCAGCTACTAATTGTCATTTTCTAAGGTGAACAATAATTATAGCATTATCTTTGGCTGTTTGAGAGAATGCAAGATTTTCACTGGAATTACAATTCTATATTCTGCACCAGATGGAAAACCTAAAAAACcaacatattaaaaataatttaaatgcaaGGTGGCACATTGGAGATAACATATGTAAAACGGCACATTCTGTCTCACTGCAAAATGGCTGTGAACATCATTGATAATATATAAGGGTCACTAGTAAAACAttgttgataaaaaataatttgaaagaaCAAAATATCTTTTGTCATGAAATCTGTCACCTGACCAAACTTTGGGATTAACAATACAGATGCAGTTCGTTCACCTTGAAAGTGCcacaatgtgattttttttgttttataaaatcCATCAAAAAATTATACAAGCATTTCCTGCATACAACAGTGCTATAGAAATCAACAGCGAGTGAAGATGTTTGTCAATAAATCAAGCATTTTACAAGGGCCTGGATGGCAAACACAAGAAATGAAACCATAATAACTAATGGAACATGACACAATGGAAGAGAACCAATTTCAAGAGGCCATTAATCCATCACAGGAGCGGCACTACACGCATGCTATTTTTCAACCTTCCTCCAAAGCAGTTACAAAGCCAGCACGATCAAAAATTCACCATAGAAGTACTGCATCATAACAGTCCTCAGTTGTCAGGCTAGGGTTTCTTCTAATGAGCCAGTGAGGATGGCCACTGATTTTGGAAATAGCTAAGAATAAGAGCACACTGCCAATTAGGAATCAGCACCTCAGCAGCCTCCCTTGAACAAAGTCCGGCAGGATGCATGTGGTCAATGGATGAGCGCGCAACAGCTGCGATTGTGCCGTGCCTTTTGACAACACTGCTTTCATTATATAGAAGTCGGTCTCTTCAATGACTGGTCTCTGAATCAACATTGCTGAGTGGTGGATGCATCAAGATGATACCATCACAGTTCATAATAGGTGTCGCAGCCCAAAGCTGGAGAAGTCAGTGCAAGATGGTACTGCAATTCCATGGCAGTTACCacttttgtctctctctcttttccctctcactctatctATTCTCTCTATTTAtccatctctcgctctctctctgtcccactctctctcgctctttatCTTTACTAGGCATTGACAGCGAAAGACCCATTGCTCAGTGACGACACCTTAGTGACCTCGGTGCTGACCGTGGAGAGAGGGAAGCTTTCGTAGCTCTCTGGCGCCCCCCAGCATCGACAGCGGTGCAGCGTGGCCTTCAGCTCCTTCTGGAAGTTGCTGTTGAGGAAGCCGTAGATGATGGGGTTGACACAGGTGGAGGCCATGGCAGTCAGGTGGCAGGCGGAGAAGATGACGTCGTGCTGGCACATGGAGATGGCCTCGTGGTTCCAGTCGAACACTGTATTGAAGACATTCAGCGGGAGCCAGCAGAGGGCGAATATCACCACGATGGAGGCCAGCATGATGTTCACCCTCTGGGAGCCCTTGGTTCTCTTTCTGGCCTCCCGCGCCCGGTCCACCATGTCCTTCCGCCGGCGTAGTCGCAGGAAGATGCGCAGGTAGCAGAGGATGATAAGGACGAGGGGCAGGCAGTACTGGAAGAGCAGGAGGGAAGTGGTGTAGGCCAGCCGGTTTCCATTGGAGGGCCACCGCTCCATGCAGATGAAGTGGTCGGTGAAAGGGTGGAAAGGAATGCTCAGGTTTTGGTAGGGGGCATTGGTGAGGACGTGGAAGGAGAGGAAGGGCAGGGAGATGAAGCAGGCCACCATCCATATGACAGCCACCGCCACATAGGAGTGTCCCACCACAGGCTTCCAGCCTGTGGGGTGGAGGATGAGCTGGTGGCGCTCCAGAGCGATGAGCACCAGGGAGAAGATGGAAACGGTGACGGACATGCACTGGACAAAG containing:
- the npy8br gene encoding neuropeptide Y receptor Y8b, translating into MDTSRVNNSSRALWGEMPWGLLDQCPNSVSSTTFLIIAYSAVIAVGLIGNTCLVFVISRQKEMRNVTNIFIANLSCSDILMGIVCLPVTVIYTLMDRWILGEVLCKFTPFVQCMSVTVSIFSLVLIALERHQLILHPTGWKPVVGHSYVAVAVIWMVACFISLPFLSFHVLTNAPYQNLSIPFHPFTDHFICMERWPSNGNRLAYTTSLLLFQYCLPLVLIILCYLRIFLRLRRRKDMVDRAREARKRTKGSQRVNIMLASIVVIFALCWLPLNVFNTVFDWNHEAISMCQHDVIFSACHLTAMASTCVNPIIYGFLNSNFQKELKATLHRCRCWGAPESYESFPLSTVSTEVTKVSSLSNGSFAVNA